One Alnus glutinosa chromosome 3, dhAlnGlut1.1, whole genome shotgun sequence genomic region harbors:
- the LOC133863458 gene encoding ras-related protein Rab7 — protein MASRRRMLLKVIILGDSGVGKTSLMNQYVNRKFSNQYKATIGADFLTKEVQFEDRLFTLQIWDTAGQERFQSLGVAFYRGADCCVLVYDVNVMKSFDNLNNWREEFLIQASPSDPENFPFVVLGNKIDVDGGNSRVVSEKKAKAWCASKGNIPYFETSAKEGFNVEAAFQCIAKNALKNEPEEEIYLPDTIDVGGGGRQQRSTGCEC, from the exons ATGGCTTCTCGTCGTCGCATGCTTTTAAAGGTCATTATCCTAGGCGACAGCGG GGTGGGGAAGACGTCGCTGATGAATCA GTATGTGAATCGTAAGTTTAGTAATCAGTATAAGGCGACTATAGGAGCAGATTTTCTGACCAAGGAAGTTCAGTTTGAAGATAGGTTGTTCACCTTGCAG ATTTGGGATACTGCTGGGCAAGAAAGGTTTCAAAGTCTTGGTGTGGCTTTCTACCGTGGTGCAGATTGCTGTGTTCTTGTGTATGATGTGAATGTAATGAAATCATTTGATAATCTTAACAACTGGCGGGAAGAGTTTCTGATTCAG GCCAGCCCGTCTGACCCTGAAAACTTCCCATTTGTTGTGCTGGGGAACAAGATAGATGTTGATGGTGGGAATAGCCGGgtg GTTTCTGAGAAGAAAGCTAAGGCATGGTGTGCTTCTAAGGGAAACATACCGTACTTTGAAACCTCTGCAAAAGAAGGATTCAATGTTGAAGCTGCTTTCCAGTGTATAGCCAAGAACGCTCTCAAGAATGAACCTGAAGAAGAaat ATACCTGCCTGACACCATTGACGTTGGGGGTGGAGGGCGGCAGCAAAGATCTACAGGTTGCGAGTGCTAG